A window of Drosophila subobscura isolate 14011-0131.10 chromosome E, UCBerk_Dsub_1.0, whole genome shotgun sequence contains these coding sequences:
- the LOC117890456 gene encoding uncharacterized protein LOC117890456 isoform X4, whose translation MNNKEQAAGRGEFKRNSNAYASLPPTPSTSSAAAGANTGPTAGKPRRQQQKQQQEPERYGLSHSLSSESMRQACDYYDDELSDEDLIEIQQTPQGFHQQKQKSKQKQQLQLQPISFKMDTNEDDRSAFCGSQEMQPPPLSTPIKRDQGETNEAELCVLNELDAILDVHGASQLNGSSTRNSSPSMHSDDDKVEDYLMDLDNYLEEMDNALSREDSLVIIDGGSHSSLKREPRTRTLPLSRKRKAHKKSAPNEDDASSSGDFLREHQIRKTFSCSLRPSTSEAACSSATSLDEPVADVWLRQSLRRAMEQQQDHESDETKATVGEEDDLPTLLVDLPHRREADMRRCFSQGDCPEALLQHQEPQQYGSEMLTEAHIFDNLLQNEQRTAARASSEERPRQYGRRLEGPPTPSRGGAAAGQGRPQSAPTRVYLPESETPTHQMMTTCSELSSVRSSRMPSPLSLVSDSSSSSVSTTHDQEDADQDQVELQAQSTTMCSASSTTPLEPLHLPLREKCGFNSQWPHAASRTLSLMACTLGVFNLCRFAVLTMNYGGNFLLQFLMLSIIFGIPMFWLQMCLGAKIRAGPVSMWKISPICSGVGIALVMVQCFLAIYSTVSIAWILVYLRDVFPTAERIGYRWQELAFPYRYDTANATGNLTQTVAEYFNIVVLQRLHLAKHPDASGVRFHVNDRQLAFYLALIWAGVFLILCKGLKSLGKFAYLINTLPLLALAVVTVKFLHVVDPTKLQNVFAASDFDEFLVNSNSWTAATQETFLTWGLLGASVIAITSRTHASVSKTTLRRDAIVLVLLTLLGLGLMALLALCCAQILWQHGYIYVPGSFENADSYTSVYSLQSHTNPQLLSYPRSLVPHYSSFIGETYRRNRTMIHIESGFQALRFITELFPAVLSLASDSISWVWAAVAFALFACFGLAQLCVMWKPISSALGNSTSSVLLSCVTGLLLSIPFATEMGISILYYVDFLLGGSWFIPIIWTAQIFGVFLIRGRPYNGDDLVNDLRMCGSMSAFLALSWNVLLPIGLITLSVVDYKASLSNQFYYWRGKSYFSYWLRKTGSLIQIGIVLVIPVTAIIQIYRYLTHGPPDILERIQLLYRPPEEGDEPRRPSARQTTSQGRRNASGQQQDNGQLDAQNDAPPKYTPPPSYTTATGARLAKLLRQSIRRSVRRVLGDSSRRTRPVLSIDAESGSPVAPPDYLTILTNPAGSSSNAEAELSPVGSSSSSSGDSPESIEIGQRPSHAGYAQRSQSLGRKLHRPGSETVSTSAMATLERRPYTAEDVVTILRSSVRHRQPPLVRQGGTASTLPRPPAAAMSTHLEDASFRSIENLVLNAEPPDRTPGVEVQDECAQNNTSVI comes from the exons atgaataataaagAACAAGCAGCAGGCCGGGGGGAATTCAAACGCAATTCAAATGCCTACGCTAGTCTACCACCCACACCATCCACATCCTCCGCGGCAGCAGGTGCAAACACAGGACCCACAGCGGGCAAGCCGCgcagacagcaacagaaacaacaacaggagccCGAGCGTTATGGACTCTCGCACAGCCTCTCGAGCGAATCGATGCGCCAGGCCTGTGACTATTACGACGATGAACTGAGCGACGAGGATCTAATTGAGATCCAGCAAACACCACAAGGCTTCcatcagcagaagcaaaaatccaagcaaaagcagcagctgcagctccaaccCATTAGCTTTAAGATGGACACAAACGAGGACGATCGAAGTGCCTTTTGCGGCAGCCAGGAGATGCAGCCGCCACCACTGAGTACGCCCATCAAGCGAGATCAGGGCGAGACGAATGAGGCTGAGCTGTGTGTGCTGAACGAACTGGACGCCATACTGGACGTGCACGGTGCCTCGCAGCTAAATGGCAGCTCCACGCGCAACTCCTCCCCCTCGATGCACAGCGACGATGACAAGGTGGAGGACTACTTGATGGATCTGGACAACTATCTGGAGGAAATGGACAATGCCCTCAGTCGAGAGGACTCGCTGGTCATCATCGATGGCGGCAGTCACTCGAGCCTCAAGCGAGAGCCGCGCACACGCACCCTGCCGCTGAGCAGAAAACgaaaggcacacaaaaagtcTGCCCCGAATGAGGATGATGCCAGCTCCAGCGGTGACTTTCTGCGAGAGCATCAAATACGCAAGACATTTAGCTGTTCCCTGAGGCCCAGCACAAGCGAAGCG gcctgctcAAGTGCCACCTCCCTGGATGAGCCAGTCGCAGATGTGTGGCTGCGCCAGTCCTTGCGACGcgccatggagcagcagcaggaccatgAATCAGATGAGACCAAAGCCACAGTGGGGGAAGAAGATGATTTGCCCACATTGCTAGTGGATTTGCCGCACAGGCGGGAGGCGGATATGCGTCGTTGCTTCTCGCAAGGGGATTGCCCGGAGGCGCTGCTCCAGCACCAGGAACCGCAACAGTATGGCTCGGAGATGCTCACCGAGGCGCACATCTTCGATAATTTGCTGCAGAACGAACAGCGAACGGCGGCGCGTGCCTCCAGCGAGGAGCGACCCCGGCAATATGGTCGCCGCCTGGAGGGACCGCCCACTCCATCGCGTGGGGGCgcagctgcgggacagggccGCCCGCAGAGCGCACCAACGAGGGTGTATCTGCCCGAGTCGGAGACGCCAACGCATCAAATGATGACCACCTGCTCGGAACTGAGCTCCGTGCGCTCCTCCCGCATGCCCAGTCCCCTGTCCCTGGTCTcggatagcagcagcagttcggTGAGCACGACCCATGATCAGGAGGATGCGGATCAGGACCAAGTGGAGCTGCAGGCGCAGAGCACCACCATGTGtagtgccagcagcaccaccccaTTGGAGCCGCTGCATCTGCCGCTGAGAGAGAAGTGCGGCTTCAACAGCCAGTGGCCACATGCCGCCAGTCGCACTCTCTCGCTGATGGCCTGCACCCTCGGAGTGTTCAATTTGTGCCGCTTTGCCGTGCTCACCATGAACTATGGCGGCAACTTTCTGCTTCAGTTCCTGATGCTCTCCATCATCTTTGGCATCCCGATGTTCTGGCTGCAGATGTGCCTCGGGGCCAAGATCCGTGCTGGGCCCGTGTCCATGTGGAAGATCAGTCCGATCTGCTCCGGCGTGGGCATTGCTCTGGTGATGGTTCAGTGCTTTCTGGCCATCTACTCGACGGTGTCGATTGCCTGGATTCTGGTCTATCTGCGGGATGTCTTTCCCACAGCCGAGCGCATCGGCTATCGCTGGCAGGAGTTGGCCTTTCCCTATCGCTATGACACGGCCAATGCCACTGGGAATCTCACCCAAACGGTCGCCGAGTACTTTAACATTGTCGTGCTGCAGCGTCTGCATCTGGCCAAGCATCCGGATGCGAGTGGCGTGCGCTTTCATGTCAACGATCGG CAGCTGGCCTTCTACTTGGCTCTCATCTGGGCGGGCGTCTTCCTCATACTCTGCAAAGGTCTGAAATCTCTTGGGAAATTCGCATATCTCATCAACACGCTGCCCCTGCTGGCTCTCGCGGTGGTCACAGTGAAGTTTCTCCATGTCGTTGATCCCACAAAGCTGCAG AACGTCTTTGCTGCCAGCGATTTCGATGAGTTTCTCGTGAATTCCAACAGCTGGACGGCGGCCACACAGGAGACTTTCCTCACCTGGGGCCTGCTGGGTGCCTCGGTCATAGCCATAACCAGTCGCACACATGCCAGTGTCTCGAAGACAACGCTGCGACGCGATGCCattgtgctggtgctgctcacCCTTCTAGGCTTGGGGCTGATGGCGCTGCTGGCCCTCTGCTGTGCTCAGATACTCTGGCAGCATGGCTACATCTATGTGCCGGGATCCTTCG AGAATGCCGACAGCTATACGTCCGTTTACTCGCTGCAGTCGCACACCAATCCCCAGCTGCTGTCGTATCCGCGCTCGCTGGTGCCGCACTATTCCTCGTTCATTGGGGAAACGTATCGTCGAAATCGCACCATGATACACATTGAGAGCGGCTTCCAGGCGCTGCGCTTCATCACCGAACTCTTTCCGGCCGTTCTATCGCTGGCCAGTGACAGCATCTCCTGGGTCTGGGCTGCTGTGGCGTTTGCCCTCTTCGCCTGCTTTGGCTTGGCTCAGTTGTGTGTGATGTGGAAACCCATTTCGAGTGCGTTGGGCAACTCGACCAGCTCCGTGCTGCTGAGCTGCGTCAcggggctgctgctgagcaTTCCGTTTGCCACCGAGATGGGCATTTCGATACTGTACTACGTGGACTTTCTGCTGGGAGGCTCCTGGTTTATACCCATCATCTGGACAGCTCAGATATTTGGAGTGTTTCTCATACGCGGACGTCCATACAATGGCGATGATTTGGTCAACGATCTGCGCATGTGCGGCTCCATGTCCGCCTTCCTGGCGCTCTCCTGGaatgtgctgctgcccatTGGCCTGATTACGCTCTCGGTGGTGGACTACAAGGCATCGCTGTCGAATCAGTTCTACTATTGGCGCGGCAAGTCGTACTTTAGCTACTGGCTTCGCAAGACGGGCAGCCTCATCCAAATTGGCATCGTTTTGGTCATTCCCGTCACGGCCATCATTCAGATTTATCGCTACTTGACCCACGGACCCCCGGACATCCTAGAG CGCATTCAACTGCTGTACCGTCCGCCGGAGGAGGGAGACGAGCCGCGACGCCCTTCGGCACGTCAGACCACATCCCAGGGGCGTCGCAATGCGTCCGGGCAGCAGCAAGACAACGGGCAGCTTGACGCCCAGAATGATGCCCCGCCCAAGTACACGCCGCCGCCATCGTACACCACTGCGACTGGCGCTCGCTTGGCCAAGCTGCTGCGCCAGAGCATTAGACGCAGCGTGCGCAG AGTTCTCGGAGATTCTTCCAGGCGCACACGACCCGTGCTCAGCATTGATGCAGAGTCTGGATCGCCCGTGGCACCGCCCGACTATCTGACCATACTGACCAATCCAGCGGGAAGCAGCTCCAATGCGGAGGCTGAACTGTCGCCAGttggcagcagtagcagcagcagcggcgacagtCCCGAGTCGATTGAGATTGGGCAGCGTCCCAGCCACGCTGGCTATGCACAACGTTCGCAGTCGCTGGGCCGGAAGCTGCATCGGCCAGGTTCGGAGACGGTGTCCACCTCGGCCATGGCCACGCTGGAGCGGCGTCCGTACACCGCCGAGGATGTGGTCACCATTTTGCGCTCCTCGGTGCGTCATCGCCAGCCGCCGTTGGTACGTCAGGGCGGGACTGCCAGCACTTTGCCACGTccgcctgcagcggccatgtCCACGCACCTGGAGGATGCCTCGTTTCGCTCCATCGAGAATCTGGTGCTGAATGCCGAGCCACCCGATCGGACGCCCGGCGTGGAGGTGCAGGACGAGTGTGCGCAAAATAATACATCTGTGATTTAA